In Rutidosis leptorrhynchoides isolate AG116_Rl617_1_P2 chromosome 2, CSIRO_AGI_Rlap_v1, whole genome shotgun sequence, one genomic interval encodes:
- the LOC139890089 gene encoding F-box/FBD/LRR-repeat protein At1g13570-like encodes MELVLGTYKVSKVVLEDVINSTPDNVITNILDRLPIQDALRTAILSRKWRFKWTMLTRLVFDWMFYEYLVGLGMNNWYDVRNIISRLFLHLKGPITKFVLYIPSGMVFNVEDINDWIMFLSRNGVKEFTLNNMHVIPLKLSTHIFSCVELESLTLDNSCLRSPPTFCGLPNLLRLDLGTVVFENTSLGEIISRSPSLEILRFGRHDRVGKIKLVDIVKFENLKRLLFPLCSLDQTAITSCLIVDLGSCFPNLQVLCLDFQNFQFLGNLVGKKWISTSFSCLENLTLYRIDFSCKINLMFAFELIRFSPKLQGLVITAKHNDAVPHSANFSAELNSIQLRLPQLRNVVLRSFQGSENEILMIKIILAGSPSLKKINIFPESSQVLSGDNGRLMVATKLLKFFRASTTAEVEIYWS; translated from the exons ATGGAATTGGTTCTTGGGACATATAAAGTATCCAAAGTTGTGTTGGAAGATGTTATTAACAGTACGCCGGATAACGTGATTACTAATATTCTGGATCGTTTGCCCATTCAAGATGCATTAAGGACCGCTATCTTGTCAAGAAAATGGAGGTTTAAATGGACTATGCTTACTCGCCTCGTGTTTGACTGGATGTTCTATGAGTATTTGGTAGGACTAGGAATGAATAATTGGTATGATGTGAGGAATATAATAAGTAGACTTTTTCTTCATCTTAAAGGTCCCATAACAAAATTTGTTCTCTATATACCAAGTGGCATGGTATTCAATGTTGAGGATATAAATGATTGGATCATGTTTCTGTCAAGAAATGGAGTGAAAGAGTTTACTCTTAACAATATGCATGTAATACCTCTTAAGTTATCTACCCATATTTTCTCTTGTGTGGAGTTGGAAAGTTTGACGCTTGATAACTCTTGTCTCCGTTCCCCACCCACTTTTTGTGGTTTACCAAATCTTTTGCGTTTGGACCTGGGTACGGTAGTATTTGAAAACACAAGTCTTGGAGAAATTATCTCTCGAAGTCCTTCACTTGAGATTCTGAGATTCGGCCGTCACGACCGTGTTGGAAAAATTAAGCTAGTTGATATTGTCAAATTTGAAAATCTCAAAAGATTATTATTTCCATTGTgttctctagaccaaacagcaatcACAAGTTGTTTAATTGTTGACCTTGGGAGTTGTTTTCCAAATCTTCAAGTGCTCTGTTTGGATTTCCAAAACTTCCAG TTCTTAGGAAATTTAGTTGGAAAAAAGTGGATCTCTACCTCCTTTTCCTGCCTCGAGAATCTTACATTATACCGAATTGATTTTAGCTGTAAGATTAACTTGATGTTTGCTTTTGAGTTGATTCGGTTTTCGCCCAAACTGCAGGGCCTTGTGATCACA GCTAAACACAATGATGCTGTCCCACATTCTGCAAATTTTTCAGCAGAGTTAAACTCCATTCAATTGAGACTACCACAACTACGAAATGTGGTGTTGCGATCTTTTCAAGGTTCAGAGAATGAAATATTGATGATAAAGATAATACTTGCAGGTTCCCCTTCAttaaagaaaattaatatttttccCGAGTCATCTCAAGTGTTAAGTGGTGACAATGGAAGGTTGATGGTTGCTACAAAGTTGTTAAAATTCTTTCGAGCCTCTACCACTGCCGAAGTAGAAATCTACTGGTCTTAG
- the LOC139890090 gene encoding uncharacterized protein — protein MFLEAEIKQAVWDRGSDKYPRPDGFTFTFVKHFWEAINGDIIAAVQNFESSGSIPRGWPKQTAFIKGCQILDGPLIINEIVDCWIRACLLSSKASLLLNSSPSAEFDIERGPYQGDPLSPLLFIIDMEGINAAMKDATASKLFSGLSVNNHVTICHCFHADDALFLGEWNDSNAANILTILG, from the exons ATGTTTTTGGAAGCAGAGATCAAACAAGCTGTGTGGGATCGCGGTAGTGACAAATATCCCCGCCCGGATGGATTCACCTTCACATTCGTTAAACATTTTTGGGAAGCGATAAATGGGGACATTATTGCTGCTGTTCAGAATTTCGAATCTTCCGGTTCAATCCCACGAGGGT GGCCTAAGCAGACGGCGTTCATTAAGGGTTGTCAGATCCTTGACGGTCCCTTGATCATTAATGAAATTGTAGACTG CTGGATTAGAGCATGTCTTTTGTCCTCCAAGGCGTCTCTCCTTTTAAATAGCAGCCCTTCAGCGGAGTTTGATATAGAACGAGGGCCCTATCAGGGTGACCCATTATCTCCTCTTCTTTTTATCATCGACATGGAAGGTATCAATGCGGCGATGAAGGATGCAACTGCTTCCAAACTATTTAGCGGTCTATCGGTAAATAATCACGTTACCATTTGCCATTGTTTTCATGCAGATGATGCCTTATTTTTAGGTGAATGGAATGATTCGAACGCAGCCAATATTCTCACCATTCTTGGATAA